In Nymphaea colorata isolate Beijing-Zhang1983 chromosome 3, ASM883128v2, whole genome shotgun sequence, a genomic segment contains:
- the LOC116249908 gene encoding probable LRR receptor-like serine/threonine-protein kinase At5g48740 — MDQRRFFIGVLFVSGIFVPAFGDPPGFLSIICGGEAFVDLRNISWTSDSAYVATGNATAVRVAEPNVLTSSSSVPLRFFPDTSDDRKCYRIPLQNLSAERILVRSRFYYKNYDGLRRPPYFFVSLGTAKVATVNLSRSDPWEEEFVWPVLKDTLPLCLLPIPGGGFPVISSLEVRPLPPGAYKDGTGSFSNKTLRKKFRVNCGSANRSVRYPLDQYDRIWDGDQDFSPSHLAAGLDIQLGFNVSRVKEAPPLRVLQSARVLARKDILNYTFIIEKTADYYLILYFAGIIPVSSSFSVLINGNVVRANYTVASSEVSALSIQRKSISSLTVELRNSSYYPLVNAIEIYEVVEIPPECSSTTVSALQIIYESSGLNLGWGDDPCSPTVWKRVGCQGSLLVSLDLSDINLRVIGPTFSDLLDLLSLDLHNASLTGQVENLGSLQQLETLNLSFNALTSFGSEFSTLFNLQTLDLQNNSLEGTVPDILGSLQNLHLLNLENNKLHGPLPQSLNKQSLLVRTSGNVCLGFRPLTCSTAPTIPTPEFTVVKIKKHHKHSWKAIIIGLFSGAIISLVIIAISAFLCRKRKKSESAIGSTAGAQYLNWDETVTFSYNEIKTATNNFKKTLGHGSFGSVYLGKLPDGKQVAVKVKYDQTQLGSESFYNEVALLSQVTHPNLVSLVGVCHEHKQQILVYEYVPGGSLADNLYGSNSRRIRLNWIRRLKIAVDAAKGLEYLHNQMNPRFIHRDVKSSNILLDLDMNAKLSDFGLSKQVCQGDSSHISTGVKGTAGYLDPEYYSTQQLTEKSDVYSFGVVLLELICGREPLNHSGAPDSFNLVLWAKPYLQAGTLEVVDENLKGSFDPQSMKLVALVAIRSVDSEASRRPTMAEVLADLKEAYSIQLAYISASGQSP; from the exons ATGGACCAGCGGCGGTTTTTTATTGGAGTTCTCTTCGTTTCTGGCATCTTTGTTCCCGCATTCGGCGATCCTCCGG GATTTCTTAGTATAATATGCGGAGGTGAAGCCTTTGTGGATCTCAGGAACATCTCTTGGACGTCCGATTCTGCTTACGTGGCGACCGGCAATGCGACGGCTGTTCGTGTTGCGGAGCCGAACGTCCTGACGTCCTCTTCTAGTGTCCCACTGCGTTTCTTTCCGGACACGTCGGATGATCGGAAATGCTACCGGATTCCGCTGCAGAACTTGTCAGCCGAGCGGATTCTGGTCAGGAGCCGGTTTTACTACAAGAACTATGATGGCTTGAGGAGGCCTCcctatttctttgtttctctggGAACAGCTAAGGTTGCTACGGTGAATCTCAGTCGCTCGGATCCATGGGAAGAAGAGTTCGTATGGCCGGTGTTGAAGGACACCCTGCCTCTTTGCTTGCTTCCTATTCCGGGCGGTGGATTTCCTGTAATCTCCTCCCTAGAAGTCCGCCCGCTCCCGCCAGGTGCTTACAAAGACGGTACGGGCAGCTTCTCAAACAAAACACTGAGGAAGAAATTCAGGGTCAATTGTGGATCGGCCAATCGCTCCGTAAG GTATCCATTAGACCAGTATGACCGTATATGGGATGGTGATCAGGATTTCTCCCCGTCACATTTGGCTGCCGGTCTCGACATCCAGTTGGGATTCAACGTCTCAAGAGTTAAAGAAGCACCGCCACTTCGCGTGCTTCAGTCAGCAAGAGTTCTCGCTCGCAAGGATATTTTGAATTATACGTTTATAATTGAGAAGACAGCGGATTACTACCTCATCCTCTATTTTGCTGGTATAATTCCTGTTTCATCATCGTTCAGTGTTTTGATAAATGGGAACGTCGTGAGGGCCAACTATACTGTGGCTAGTTCAGAAGTGAGTGCTCTTTCTATACAACGGAAAAGTATATCGAGCTTAACTGTCGAGCTTCGAAACAGCAGCTACTATCCTCTTGTAAATGCTATTGAGATTTATGAAGTTGTTGAAATCCCTCCAGAGTGCTCATCAACTACCG TATCTGCTCTTCAGATTATCTACGAGTCTAGTGGCTTAAATTTGGGTTGGGGAGATGATCCGTGCTCTCCAACGGTGTGGAAACGTGTCGGATGCCAAGGGAGTCTCCTTGTTTCGCT gGATCTCTCTGATATAAACTTAAGAGTTATCGGTCCTACATTCTCTGATTTGCTCGATCTCCTCTCATT AGATTTGCATAACGCTTCGCTTACTGGACAAGTAGAGAACCTGGGAAGTTTACAACAACTCGAGACCTT GAACCTGAGCTTCAATGCGCTCACTTCCTTTGGCTCTGAGTTCTCCACATTATTTAACCTTCAGACTCT GGATTTGCAAAACAACAGTTTAGAGGGGACCGTTCCAGATATACTGGGAAGTTTACAAAACCTTCACCTTTT GAATTTGGAGAATAATAAGCTTCATGGGCCATTACCTCAGTCTTTGAACAAACAAAGTCTCTTAGTGAG AACATCAGGAAATGTGTGCCTTGGATTTCGTCCTCTTACATGTTCAACTGCTCCAACAATTCCAACACCAGAGTTCACAGTTGTGAAGATCAAAAAACATCATAAGCACAGCTGGAAAGCAATTATTATTGGTTTATTTTCTGGAGCAATAATTTCCTTGGTGATCATTGCCATTTCAGCTTTCCTgtgcagaaaaaggaaaaaatctgAGAGTGCTATTGGTTCAA CTGCAGGTGCTCAATATCTGAATTGGGATGAAACAGTAACTTTCTCATATAACGAGATTAAAACAGCAACAAACAACTTCAAAAAAACCCTAGGCCATGGGAGTTTTGGATCTGTCTACCTAGGAAAGCTTCCTGATGGAAAACAAGTTGcagtaaaagtaaaatatgaCCAGACACAACTTGGATCAGAATCCTTTTACAATGAG GTTGCTCTTCTGTCTCAAGTTACCCATCCCAATCTTGTTTCATTGGTAGGAGTTTGCCATGAACATAAGCAACAAATTCTTGTTTATGAATATGTACCTGGTGGATCTCTTGCAGATAACCTATATG GTTCAAACAGTAGGAGGATAAGATTGAATTGGATTCGAAGGTTGAAAATTGCAGTTGATGCTGCAAAAG GATTGGAGTACCTGCACAACCAAATGAACCCTAGATTCATACATCGTGATGTGAAAAGCAGCAACATTCTTTTGGACCttgatatgaatgcaaaacTCTCTGATTTTGGCCTTTCCAAGCAAGTATGCCAGGGTGACTCGAGCCATATTTCTACTGGCGTGAAGGGAACTGCTGGATACCTCGATCCAGA ATATTATTCCACGCAGCAGTTGACTGAAAAGAGTGATGTGTATAGCTTTGGGGTCGTTCTTTTGGAGTTAATCTGTGGAAGAGAACCTCTGAACCATTCTGGTGCCCCGGACTCTTTTAATTTGGTCTTATGG GCAAAGCCTTACCTTCAGGCTGGCACTCTTGAGGTTGTCGACGAGAACTTGAAGGGCAGTTTCGATCCACAGAGCATGAAATTAGTGGCTTTAGTTGCTATAAGGTCTGTAGACAGTGAGGCATCGCGAAGGCCCACAATGGCAGAGGTGCTGGCTGACCTCAAAGAAGCTTACAGCATCCAGCTTGCCTACATTTCTGCTTCTGGGCAGTCTCCTTGA